One window of Curtobacterium sp. 458 genomic DNA carries:
- a CDS encoding antibiotic biosynthesis monooxygenase encodes MTPQEPGSLTSSSVSAGPPVTVSITRLVEPDRIPEATRWVQSGVNLANRYPGFLGSGWVRSHATSREWHVLYRFADHEQLATWESSDDRLRWLDLGRDLVVESRVEKRTGIEGWFDAPQDTPASSAPPRWKQAVSIWLGFFPVNLVFTYLVGWLVPAFGHLAVLPRVLVTTLVLTPIMTFWVLPFVTKAIRPWLLAPPRDA; translated from the coding sequence ATGACTCCACAAGAGCCAGGGAGCCTGACCTCGTCATCCGTGAGCGCAGGCCCGCCCGTCACCGTGTCCATCACCCGCCTCGTCGAACCCGACCGCATCCCGGAGGCCACCCGCTGGGTGCAGTCCGGCGTCAACCTCGCGAACCGCTACCCGGGCTTCCTCGGCTCCGGGTGGGTCCGCTCGCACGCGACGAGCCGCGAGTGGCACGTGCTGTACCGGTTCGCCGACCACGAGCAGCTCGCGACGTGGGAGTCCTCCGACGACCGTCTGCGGTGGCTCGACCTCGGCCGTGACCTCGTGGTGGAGTCCCGGGTCGAGAAGCGCACGGGCATCGAGGGCTGGTTCGACGCCCCGCAGGACACCCCGGCGTCGAGCGCTCCCCCGCGGTGGAAGCAGGCGGTGAGCATCTGGCTCGGCTTCTTCCCGGTGAACCTCGTCTTCACGTACCTGGTCGGCTGGCTCGTCCCGGCGTTCGGGCACCTCGCCGTGTTGCCGCGCGTGCTCGTCACGACGCTCGTGCTCACGCCGATCATGACGTTCTGGGTACTGCCGTTCGTGACGAAGGCGATCCGCCCGTGGCTGCTCGCACCGCCCCGGGACGCGTGA
- a CDS encoding ATP-dependent DNA ligase, with protein sequence MSPVAKRRTVLVGGRSISLSNTDKVLYPATGTTKGRVIEYYERVAPWMIPHVKDRPVTRKRWANGVDGKVFFEKNLPDSAPDWVRHHTIAHKEHDTEYPIVDDVATLVWMAQQAALELHVPQWRFGPRGGHQNPDRLVLDLDPGEGVGLPECVEVAVAAREVLQGMGLEPYPVTSGSKGIHLYAALDGRATTAQVSDVAHELARALEQDLPDLVLSSMSRAERTGKVFVDWSQNNGNKTTIAPYSLRGRDRPTVAAPRTWDELTQRGLAQLTLDDVLDRLEARGDLLHPVASASLAVGRPDAGHWDSDRTADANQASEDRLTAYRAKRDAAKTPEPVPAGAPTVRDDGTPTFVIQEHHATRDHYDFRLEHDGVLVSWALPKGEPTDPGKNHLAVQTEDHPLEYGSFEGTIPKAEYGGGTVTIWDDGTYELEKWRDGEEVIVTLHGRTGGARRLVLLHTRGRGRGRDGDEKSWLIHRTKDQPDREPGSTAGATRGAGPTRASRPAVHAASPATERPEERRTMQATLAKGEPRLDPADWAFELKWDGVRALATVRDGRVTLRSRNGNDLTAQYPELQDLAERAAVDGVYDGEIVALDDRGRPSFQLLQNRMGLTKTREVEAARATTPVRLLLFDVLEADGHELTRHGYAARREALATVVEPGGVVDVPDAVEGDFAAALAESERRGLEGVVAKKRSSKYAEGRRSEAWLKVKHHATQEVVVGGWRPGAGRRAGGIGSLLLGVPGAEGLEYVGKVGTGFRDRDLDEIAGVLEPLARDDSPFVDVPRPDARDAHWVRPVRVGEVQFAEWTGDGRLRQPSWRGWRADKDPDDVVRES encoded by the coding sequence GTGAGCCCGGTCGCGAAGCGGCGGACGGTGCTCGTCGGCGGGCGGTCGATCAGCCTGAGCAACACGGACAAGGTGCTCTACCCGGCGACCGGGACCACCAAGGGACGGGTGATCGAGTACTACGAGCGGGTCGCGCCGTGGATGATCCCGCACGTGAAGGACCGCCCGGTGACCCGGAAGCGCTGGGCGAACGGCGTCGACGGGAAGGTCTTCTTCGAGAAGAACCTCCCCGACTCCGCGCCCGACTGGGTGCGGCACCACACGATCGCCCACAAGGAGCACGACACCGAGTACCCGATCGTCGACGACGTCGCGACCCTCGTCTGGATGGCGCAGCAGGCCGCGCTCGAGCTCCACGTGCCGCAGTGGCGCTTCGGCCCGCGTGGCGGGCACCAGAACCCCGACCGGCTCGTGCTCGACCTCGACCCGGGCGAGGGCGTCGGACTGCCCGAGTGCGTCGAGGTCGCCGTCGCTGCGCGCGAGGTCCTGCAGGGCATGGGGCTCGAGCCCTACCCGGTCACGTCCGGGTCGAAGGGCATCCACCTCTACGCGGCACTCGACGGGCGTGCGACGACGGCCCAGGTGTCCGACGTCGCGCACGAGCTCGCACGGGCGCTCGAGCAGGACCTCCCCGACCTCGTCCTGTCCTCCATGAGCCGCGCCGAACGCACCGGCAAGGTCTTCGTCGACTGGTCGCAGAACAACGGCAACAAGACGACGATCGCGCCGTACTCGCTCCGCGGCCGTGACCGGCCGACGGTCGCCGCCCCGCGCACCTGGGACGAACTGACGCAGCGCGGGCTCGCGCAGCTCACCCTCGACGACGTGCTCGACCGCCTGGAGGCCCGTGGGGACCTCCTGCACCCGGTCGCCTCCGCCTCGCTGGCCGTCGGACGACCCGACGCCGGCCACTGGGACAGCGACCGGACCGCCGACGCGAACCAGGCGAGCGAGGACCGCCTGACGGCGTACCGCGCCAAGCGCGACGCCGCGAAGACGCCGGAGCCCGTGCCCGCCGGGGCACCGACCGTGCGGGACGACGGCACCCCGACGTTCGTGATCCAGGAGCACCACGCCACCCGGGACCACTACGACTTCCGCCTCGAGCACGACGGCGTGCTCGTCAGCTGGGCCCTCCCGAAGGGCGAGCCGACGGACCCGGGGAAGAACCACCTCGCGGTGCAGACCGAGGACCACCCGCTCGAGTACGGCTCCTTCGAGGGGACCATCCCGAAGGCCGAGTACGGCGGTGGGACGGTCACGATCTGGGACGACGGCACGTACGAGCTGGAGAAGTGGCGCGACGGCGAAGAGGTCATCGTCACGCTGCACGGCCGGACCGGGGGAGCGCGACGGTTGGTGCTCCTGCACACCCGGGGGCGAGGACGCGGACGCGACGGCGACGAGAAGAGCTGGCTCATCCACCGCACGAAGGACCAGCCCGACCGCGAGCCCGGCAGCACGGCCGGCGCGACGCGCGGGGCGGGGCCGACCCGTGCCTCCCGGCCGGCAGTGCACGCGGCCAGCCCCGCGACCGAGCGCCCCGAGGAACGCCGCACCATGCAGGCGACGCTGGCGAAGGGCGAGCCCCGGCTCGACCCCGCGGACTGGGCGTTCGAGCTGAAGTGGGACGGCGTCCGGGCGCTCGCGACCGTCCGGGACGGCCGGGTCACCCTCCGGAGCCGGAACGGCAACGACCTCACCGCCCAGTACCCCGAGCTGCAGGACCTCGCCGAGCGAGCCGCGGTCGACGGCGTCTACGACGGGGAGATCGTGGCGCTCGACGACCGCGGACGGCCCTCGTTCCAGCTCCTGCAGAACCGGATGGGCCTCACGAAGACGCGCGAGGTCGAAGCGGCCCGTGCGACGACGCCGGTGCGCCTGCTGCTGTTCGACGTGCTCGAGGCCGACGGCCACGAGCTCACCCGCCACGGGTACGCCGCCCGACGTGAGGCCCTCGCGACGGTCGTCGAACCCGGCGGCGTGGTCGACGTCCCCGACGCCGTCGAGGGGGACTTCGCCGCCGCGCTCGCCGAGTCCGAGCGACGAGGGCTCGAAGGGGTCGTCGCGAAGAAGCGCAGCTCGAAGTACGCCGAGGGTCGGCGCTCGGAGGCCTGGCTCAAGGTCAAGCACCACGCCACGCAGGAGGTCGTGGTCGGCGGGTGGCGCCCCGGTGCAGGGCGGCGGGCGGGCGGCATCGGCTCCCTGCTGCTCGGTGTGCCGGGCGCCGAGGGGCTCGAGTACGTCGGCAAGGTCGGGACCGGGTTCCGCGACCGCGACCTCGACGAGATCGCCGGGGTGCTCGAGCCGCTGGCCCGCGACGACTCCCCGTTCGTGGACGTCCCTCGCCCGGATGCGCGTGACGCGCACTGGGTCCGACCGGTGCGGGTGGGCGAGGTGCAGTTCGCGGAGTGGACCGGGGACGGACGGCTCCGCCAGCCCTCGTGGCGTGGATGGCGTGCGGACAAGGACCCCGACGACGTCGTGCGCGAGTCCTGA
- a CDS encoding SDR family oxidoreductase, translating to MSQLDKQDPRTQHPRPPFPAQTQDGSGLASAMDPAPDHGERSYQGSGRMTGYRVLVTGADSGIGRAAAIAMAKEGADVALNALPDELSDLEDVRDVIGDLGRKAVLLPGDLTDEDFCARLVRDAVSTLGGLDALVTVAGFQQVHEDVAEQTTESFDRTLKVNLYSLFWLVRAAVPHLAPGSAIVTTSSVSAYEPQARMIDYAATKSAIITYTNGLARQLAPKGIRANTVVPGPVWTPLQPISYPGDEIAHYGEGTPFGRPAQPVELGSAYVYLAGPESSYTSGSTLTVAGATGVAL from the coding sequence ATGAGTCAGCTCGACAAGCAGGACCCGCGGACCCAGCACCCCCGCCCGCCGTTCCCCGCGCAGACGCAGGACGGCTCCGGGCTCGCGAGTGCGATGGACCCGGCGCCCGACCACGGCGAACGGTCCTACCAGGGGAGCGGTCGCATGACCGGCTACCGTGTGCTGGTCACGGGCGCCGACTCGGGCATCGGGCGGGCAGCGGCGATCGCGATGGCGAAGGAGGGCGCGGACGTCGCCCTGAACGCCCTGCCGGACGAGCTCAGCGACCTCGAGGACGTCCGCGACGTGATCGGCGACCTCGGACGCAAGGCGGTCCTGCTGCCGGGCGACCTCACCGACGAGGACTTCTGCGCACGGCTCGTCCGCGACGCCGTGAGCACCCTCGGCGGGCTCGACGCGCTCGTCACCGTCGCCGGGTTCCAGCAGGTGCACGAGGACGTCGCCGAGCAGACCACCGAGTCGTTCGACCGCACGCTCAAGGTCAACCTGTACTCGCTGTTCTGGCTCGTCCGGGCCGCGGTCCCGCACCTGGCACCCGGCAGCGCGATCGTCACGACGAGCTCGGTGTCGGCGTACGAGCCGCAGGCGCGGATGATCGACTACGCCGCCACGAAGTCCGCGATCATCACGTACACCAACGGCCTGGCCCGGCAGCTCGCGCCGAAGGGCATCCGGGCGAACACGGTCGTGCCGGGGCCGGTCTGGACACCCCTCCAGCCGATCAGCTACCCGGGCGACGAGATCGCCCACTACGGCGAGGGCACCCCGTTCGGACGACCGGCGCAGCCCGTGGAGCTCGGGAGCGCGTACGTGTACCTCGCCGGGCCAGAGTCGTCGTACACCTCCGGGTCCACCCTGACCGTGGCGGGAGCGACCGGGGTGGCGCTGTGA
- a CDS encoding Ku protein has translation MRSIWKGSIAFGLVNVPIKVYAATETHDVSLHQVHDEDKGRIRYKRVCEFGHEVEYADIQRAYDDGEKTVVLTADDFKQLPEEQSHEIEVLEFVPVEQVDPMMFEKSYYLEPDSRSPKAYVLLRETLAKTDRLAIVQFTLRQKTRLGVLRVNDDVILLQGLLWGDEVRAADFKGLDTSVKVSANELKMSSSLVDSMSTDFDPDRYTDAYQEELQQLIDAKLASGDDVDTAETFGERDEDDDEGEGGDVIDLMAALRASVDKKRTGGSGSRYRSGSRSATHDSTADDAPAEQTPASKRTSTAKTSTTKTKASTSGTTTKKEPAKRAPAKKAPAKKAPAKKRAS, from the coding sequence ATGAGGTCGATCTGGAAGGGCTCCATCGCGTTCGGGCTGGTCAACGTGCCGATCAAGGTGTACGCGGCCACCGAGACCCACGACGTCTCCCTGCACCAGGTCCACGACGAGGACAAGGGCCGCATCCGGTACAAGCGCGTGTGCGAGTTCGGCCACGAGGTCGAGTACGCCGACATCCAGCGCGCCTACGACGACGGCGAGAAGACCGTCGTGCTCACCGCCGACGACTTCAAGCAGCTCCCCGAGGAGCAGTCGCACGAGATCGAGGTCCTGGAGTTCGTGCCGGTCGAGCAGGTCGACCCGATGATGTTCGAGAAGTCGTACTACCTCGAGCCGGACTCCCGGTCCCCGAAGGCGTACGTGCTGCTCCGCGAGACGCTGGCGAAGACCGACCGGCTGGCGATCGTGCAGTTCACCCTCAGGCAGAAGACCCGGCTCGGCGTCCTGCGGGTCAACGACGACGTCATCCTCCTGCAGGGACTGCTGTGGGGTGACGAGGTCCGTGCAGCGGACTTCAAGGGTCTCGACACCTCCGTGAAGGTGAGCGCGAACGAGCTGAAGATGTCGTCCTCGCTCGTGGACAGCATGTCCACCGACTTCGACCCGGACCGGTACACGGACGCCTACCAGGAGGAGCTGCAGCAACTCATCGACGCGAAGCTCGCGTCCGGCGACGACGTCGACACCGCCGAGACCTTCGGTGAGCGCGACGAGGACGACGACGAGGGTGAGGGTGGTGACGTCATCGACCTGATGGCCGCCCTGCGGGCGTCGGTCGACAAGAAGCGGACGGGAGGCTCGGGGTCGCGTTACCGGAGCGGGTCGCGTTCCGCGACGCACGACTCCACCGCCGACGACGCGCCGGCCGAGCAGACGCCCGCCTCGAAGCGGACGAGCACCGCGAAGACGAGCACCACGAAGACGAAGGCGTCGACCTCGGGGACCACGACGAAGAAGGAACCGGCGAAGAGAGCACCGGCGAAGAAGGCGCCGGCGAAGAAGGCACCGGCGAAGAAGCGCGCCAGCTAG
- a CDS encoding DUF6328 family protein → MSELQRGRNETPTERWDRNWSDIQQELRIVQTGTQILAGFLLTLPFQQRFSSLTVRQETIYLTLVVLAVVVTVVALAVVATHRLVFKQRQKHDLVRAGNVLLLVTLFAAALLFAGTVWFVFDVVLGGRGGIIAGVAVFVGTGALWTALPTVLRRTARDTED, encoded by the coding sequence ATGAGCGAGTTGCAGCGGGGTCGGAACGAGACCCCGACCGAACGGTGGGACCGCAACTGGAGCGACATCCAGCAGGAGCTGCGGATCGTGCAGACGGGGACGCAGATCCTCGCCGGGTTCCTGCTGACGCTGCCGTTCCAGCAGCGGTTCTCGTCGCTGACCGTCCGGCAGGAGACGATCTACCTCACGCTCGTCGTGCTCGCGGTCGTCGTGACCGTCGTCGCGCTCGCCGTCGTGGCCACCCACCGCCTCGTCTTCAAGCAGCGGCAGAAGCACGACCTCGTGCGCGCGGGGAACGTCCTGCTGCTCGTGACGCTCTTCGCCGCGGCGCTGCTGTTCGCCGGGACCGTGTGGTTCGTGTTCGACGTGGTGCTCGGCGGCCGCGGGGGGATCATCGCCGGGGTCGCGGTGTTCGTCGGTACCGGAGCGCTGTGGACGGCGCTGCCGACGGTGCTGCGCCGCACGGCGCGGGACACCGAGGACTAG